A stretch of Lathyrus oleraceus cultivar Zhongwan6 chromosome 6, CAAS_Psat_ZW6_1.0, whole genome shotgun sequence DNA encodes these proteins:
- the LOC127096225 gene encoding uncharacterized protein LOC127096225 — translation MASCILTLRSSSSSHSFSRVKPLLPPPNFNSRSSSSSLLIKFKTRNFGIDVLQSESNRSFVTQSIGGNLNLSFPLISPNDQWGNWTALFAAAAFGIWSEKTEIGKTVSGAIVTILVCLAASNLGILSVDAPAYDLVLKFLLPLAIPLLLFRADLRRVISSTGILLLPFLLGSVATTIGTVVAYLVVPMRSLGPDSWKIAAALMGRHIGGAVNYVAISDALGVQPSVLAAGLAADNVICALYFSTLFALASKVPPEVSTSVNDDAMNSISGSGDKLPVLQMATSLAVSFAICKVANILTGYFGIQGGTLPLVTAIAVISATVFPKPFASLSSSGEAMAVILIQVFFGVIGASGSIRSVMNTAPSIFLFSFVQITVHLALILGLGRLFRFDLKLLLIASNANVGGPTTACGMATAKGWKSLILPGILAGIFGIAIATFLGIAFGLKVLRHM, via the exons ATGGCTTCTTGTATTTTAACACTGAGgtcttcttcttcttcccattcatttTCCCGCGTAAAACCGTTACTTCCACCGCCGAACTTCAACTCCCGTTCATCATCCTCTTCACtattaatcaaattcaaaacccGTAATTTTGGCATCGACGTCTTGCAATCGGAGTCCAACCGTAGTTTCGTCACACAATCAATCGGAGGGAATTTGAATTTGAGTTTCCCTCTGATTTCACCTAACGACCAATGGGGAAACTGGACCGCTCTATTCGCCGCCGCGGCATTCGGAATCTGGTCAGAGAAAACGGAGATCGGGAAGACAGTGAGTGGAGCCATTGTGACTATTTTGGTGTGTCTTGCTGCTAGTAATTTGGGGATTCTTTCCGTTGATGCTCCTGCTTATGATTTGGTTTTGAAGTTTCTTCTTCCTCTCGCTATTCCTTTGCTTCTCTTTAGGGCGGATCTTCGCCGTGTCATCAGCTCCACCGGCATACTTCTCTTGCCTTTCTTGCTTGGTTCAG TTGCAACTACAATTGGGACAGTAGTAGCATATCTGGTTGTTCCAATGCGATCACTTGGTCCGGACAGTTGGAAGATAGCAGCTGCTCTCATGGGTAGACATATTGGCGGAG CTGTCAACTATGTTGCCATATCTGATGCTCTTGGTGTTCAACCCTCGGTTTTAGCTGCTGGCTTAGCTGCGGATAATGTTATCTGTGCACTGTATTTTTCGACATTGTTTGCATTGGCCTCTAAAGTGCCTCCAGAGGTCTCAACATCAGTAAATG ATGATGCTATGAATTCCATATCTGGGTCTGGTGACAAACTTCCGGTGCTACAAATGGCTACTTCTCTTGCAGTGTCTTTTGCCATCTGCAAGGTTGCCAATATTCTTACAGGGTATTTTGGAATCCAAGGGGGTACTCTGCCATTAGTAACAGCAATTGCTGTGATATCTGCAACTGTATTTCCCAAACCATTTGCTTCACTTTCATCCTCTGGTGAAGCTATGGCTGTGATTCTCATACAG GTATTCTTTGGGGTGATAGGTGCAAGTGGGAGCATAAGGAGTGTGATGAACACAGCACCCAGTATATTTCTATTTTCTTTTGTTCAGATAACAGTCCATCTTGCTTTGATACTTGGACTGGGAAGACTTTTTCGCTTTGACTTGAAATTGTTGCTCATAGCATCAAATGCTAATGTTGGAGGCCCAACCACAGCATGTGGAATGGCAACTGCAAAAGGGTGGAAATCCCTCATTTTGCCTGGTATTCTTGCTGGTATATTTGGAATTGCCATTGCCACTTTTCTCGGTATTGCATTTGGTCTAAAAGTATTGCGACACATGTAA